One segment of uncultured Jannaschia sp. DNA contains the following:
- a CDS encoding SH3 domain-containing protein, which produces MRWIAAIWLLLAAGPAAATQDAWPALFDVAGVASDDVLNIRAAPRADAPILGTLAPDATGVEVVAPNGRETWGQVNVDEGTGWVSLRFLARQPGQWQGAFPPLASCFGTEPFWTVRVDGDTARWSTPEGEIEGLVTARAGSLSRRDRHGLRVVLADGSRIDGIISWRACNDGMSDRGYGLGFDALRGENVLSGCCALSK; this is translated from the coding sequence ATGAGGTGGATCGCCGCCATATGGCTCCTGCTGGCGGCAGGCCCGGCCGCGGCGACGCAGGACGCGTGGCCCGCGCTGTTCGACGTCGCGGGCGTGGCATCGGACGACGTCCTCAACATTCGCGCCGCCCCCCGCGCCGATGCGCCGATCCTCGGGACGCTCGCGCCGGACGCGACGGGCGTCGAGGTGGTGGCGCCCAACGGCCGCGAGACCTGGGGCCAAGTCAATGTCGACGAAGGCACGGGCTGGGTCTCGCTGCGCTTCCTCGCCCGGCAGCCGGGACAGTGGCAGGGCGCGTTCCCGCCGCTCGCGTCCTGCTTCGGGACCGAACCGTTCTGGACCGTTCGCGTCGACGGCGACACCGCGCGCTGGTCGACCCCCGAGGGCGAGATCGAGGGCCTCGTGACCGCGCGGGCCGGATCGCTGTCGCGGCGCGACCGGCACGGCTTGCGGGTCGTGCTCGCCGACGGCTCGCGGATCGACGGCATCATCAGCTGGCGGGCCTGCAATGACGGCATGTCGGACCGCGGCTACGGCCTCGGGTTCGACGCACTCCGCGGCGAGAACGTCCTGAGCGGATGCTGCGCGCTGTCGAAATAG
- a CDS encoding glycosyltransferase family 2 protein, giving the protein MGVISSYRLRLRRKYWHARARYHRRELSSVQDRTSTIARSDILCFTTIRNERIRLPYFLEYYRTLGIDHFIFVDNGSDDGTAEYLAAQDDVSVWTTKASYAGAKFGVDWLNGLQRRFGHRHWCLTVDVDEFLVYPFCDTRPLRALTDWLDASNVRSFGSMLLDMYPKGPLGAQTYDEGQDPFEIAAWFDSGNYTFERNGRFGNLWIQGGVRARSFFADRPKAAPALNKTPLVKWHRDFAYISSTHQLLPRGLNLTYDADGGEKTTGVLLHAKFLNLMVARAREEAERSEHYRGGAEYKAYSDGLDPKANLWCKWSERYVNWRQLEILGLISKGNWA; this is encoded by the coding sequence ATGGGCGTGATCTCCTCCTATCGCCTGCGCCTGAGGCGCAAGTACTGGCACGCCCGTGCCCGGTATCACCGGCGCGAGCTGTCGAGCGTCCAGGACCGGACGAGCACGATCGCCCGCAGCGACATCCTCTGTTTCACCACCATCCGCAACGAGCGGATCCGGCTGCCCTACTTCCTCGAATACTACCGCACGCTGGGCATCGACCATTTCATCTTCGTCGACAACGGCAGCGATGACGGCACGGCCGAATATCTCGCGGCCCAGGACGACGTTTCGGTCTGGACCACCAAGGCCAGCTATGCGGGCGCGAAATTCGGGGTCGACTGGCTCAACGGGCTGCAGCGCCGGTTCGGCCATCGCCACTGGTGCCTGACCGTCGATGTGGACGAGTTCCTGGTCTACCCGTTCTGCGACACGCGACCGCTGCGCGCGCTGACCGACTGGCTGGATGCGAGCAACGTGCGCAGCTTCGGCTCGATGCTGCTGGACATGTATCCCAAGGGCCCGCTCGGGGCGCAGACCTATGACGAGGGACAGGACCCGTTCGAGATCGCGGCCTGGTTCGACAGCGGCAACTACACGTTCGAGCGCAACGGCCGCTTCGGCAATCTCTGGATCCAGGGCGGCGTGCGCGCGCGGTCGTTCTTCGCGGATCGCCCCAAGGCCGCGCCCGCGCTCAACAAGACGCCGCTGGTCAAGTGGCATCGCGACTTCGCCTATATCAGCTCCACCCATCAGCTTCTGCCGCGCGGCCTGAACCTGACCTATGACGCCGATGGCGGCGAAAAAACGACGGGCGTCCTTCTGCACGCGAAGTTCCTCAACCTGATGGTCGCCCGCGCCCGCGAGGAGGCCGAGCGGTCCGAGCACTATCGCGGAGGGGCCGAGTACAAGGCCTATTCCGACGGGCTCGATCCCAAGGCGAACCTTTGGTGCAAGTGGTCCGAACGCTACGTCAACTGGCGCCAACTCGAGATCCTCGGGCTGATCTCCAAGGGGAACTGGGCGTGA
- a CDS encoding PTS sugar transporter subunit IIA: MILTEILAPGAVKVLPKASSKKRLFCDLAGIARDVHGIDYDTAFSALQERETLGTTGVGLGVALPHARLPDLDEVHGVFVRLEHPLDFDAMDRKPVDIVFALFAPEGAGVAHLKALALVSRTLRDPGLCAKLRANADPAILFTVLTEMQASEAA; encoded by the coding sequence ATGATCCTGACCGAAATCTTGGCCCCTGGGGCTGTTAAGGTGTTGCCGAAAGCAAGCAGCAAGAAGCGCCTGTTCTGCGACCTCGCCGGGATCGCGCGCGACGTGCACGGCATCGACTACGACACCGCCTTTTCCGCCCTGCAGGAGCGCGAGACCCTCGGGACCACCGGCGTCGGACTTGGCGTCGCGCTGCCCCATGCCCGTTTGCCCGATCTGGACGAGGTGCATGGCGTGTTCGTCCGCCTGGAGCACCCGCTCGACTTCGACGCGATGGACCGCAAGCCCGTGGATATCGTCTTCGCGCTCTTCGCGCCCGAGGGGGCGGGTGTCGCCCATCTCAAGGCGCTGGCGCTGGTCTCGCGGACGTTGCGCGATCCCGGTCTCTGCGCCAAGCTGAGGGCGAATGCGGATCCGGCCATCCTGTTCACCGTCCTCACGGAGATGCAGGCCTCCGAAGCCGCCTGA
- a CDS encoding ABC transporter permease, with product MFKAEKKFSYPAAAFRLGELIFHSTVRETRKGHGNGFVALGMNILTTVIFVAAFYIMFSVLGLKGNAIRGDFVLFLMSGIFLFLTHTKAVGAVSGAEGPTSGMMLHVPMNTFVAITSAALACLYLQTLSMVLVLFVIHVAWHPVIIHDPSHAFLMFILAWFTGVAVGLCFLALKPWFPNFTNIGSSIYQRMNMIASGKMFVANTLPATMLAFFDWNPLFHTIDQARGYTFVNYNPHYTTWQYALLVGTVLLVIGFMGEHFTRRNTSASWFATR from the coding sequence ATGTTCAAGGCGGAGAAGAAATTCAGCTATCCCGCCGCCGCCTTCCGGCTGGGCGAGCTGATCTTCCATTCGACGGTGCGCGAGACCCGCAAGGGTCACGGCAACGGCTTCGTGGCACTTGGCATGAACATCCTGACCACGGTGATCTTCGTCGCGGCCTTCTACATCATGTTCTCGGTGCTGGGCCTGAAGGGCAACGCGATCCGCGGCGATTTCGTGCTGTTCCTGATGTCGGGGATCTTCCTCTTCCTGACGCACACCAAGGCGGTGGGCGCGGTCAGCGGCGCCGAAGGCCCGACTTCGGGCATGATGCTGCACGTGCCGATGAACACCTTCGTCGCGATCACCTCGGCCGCGCTGGCCTGCCTCTACCTCCAGACGCTCTCGATGGTGTTGGTGCTCTTCGTGATCCACGTCGCATGGCACCCGGTCATCATCCACGACCCGAGCCATGCCTTCCTGATGTTCATCCTCGCCTGGTTCACCGGCGTCGCGGTCGGGCTCTGCTTTCTGGCGCTCAAGCCGTGGTTCCCGAACTTCACCAATATCGGAAGCTCGATCTACCAGCGGATGAACATGATCGCCTCGGGCAAGATGTTCGTCGCCAACACGCTGCCCGCGACGATGCTGGCCTTCTTCGACTGGAACCCGCTGTTCCACACGATCGACCAGGCGCGGGGCTATACCTTCGTGAACTACAATCCGCATTACACGACCTGGCAATACGCGCTGCTGGTCGGCACCGTCCTGTTGGTGATCGGCTTCATGGGCGAGCATTTCACCCGCCGGAACACCTCCGCCTCGTGGTTCGCGACGCGATGA
- the cysQ gene encoding 3'(2'),5'-bisphosphate nucleotidase CysQ translates to MDYGQMMVTLRRLALEAGDAIMAIYEGGDLGVRAKADASPVTAADEAADALISAGLRAAWPDAALVTEEQSATHDLDARDFFIVDPLDGTKEFVQRRGDFTVNIAWVEDGVPVRGIVYAPARGRLFWTDAEGCTVEEAGPFDPDTVGALTPISVSTPDDAALLVVASKSHRDQATDDYIGKYAVADMRSAGSSLKFCLVATGEADLYPRLGRTMEWDTAAGHAVLAGAGGTVVRFDDHEPLRYGKPGFENPYFLAYAPGVTLVPRA, encoded by the coding sequence ATGGATTACGGCCAGATGATGGTGACGCTACGGCGTCTCGCGCTCGAAGCGGGCGATGCGATCATGGCGATCTACGAGGGCGGTGATCTGGGCGTGCGAGCCAAGGCCGACGCCAGCCCGGTGACCGCCGCCGACGAAGCCGCCGACGCGCTGATCTCGGCAGGGTTGCGCGCGGCTTGGCCGGACGCGGCGCTGGTGACCGAGGAGCAGTCGGCCACCCACGACCTCGACGCCCGGGATTTCTTCATCGTCGATCCGCTGGACGGCACCAAGGAGTTCGTCCAGCGGCGCGGCGACTTCACCGTCAACATCGCCTGGGTCGAGGACGGCGTGCCGGTTCGCGGTATCGTCTATGCGCCCGCGCGCGGCCGCCTGTTCTGGACCGACGCGGAGGGCTGCACCGTCGAGGAGGCCGGGCCGTTCGATCCGGACACCGTGGGGGCGCTGACACCGATCTCGGTCTCCACCCCCGACGACGCCGCGCTTCTGGTGGTGGCATCGAAATCGCACCGGGATCAGGCGACGGACGACTATATCGGCAAATACGCCGTGGCCGACATGCGCTCGGCGGGGTCGTCGCTGAAATTCTGCCTCGTGGCGACCGGCGAGGCCGATCTCTACCCGCGGCTCGGGCGGACGATGGAATGGGACACCGCGGCCGGGCACGCCGTGCTGGCCGGGGCGGGTGGAACGGTCGTGCGTTTCGACGACCACGAGCCCCTGCGCTACGGCAAGCCCGGCTTCGAGAATCCGTACTTTCTCGCCTATGCGCCGGGTGTGACACTCGTGCCCCGTGCATGA
- the galU gene encoding UTP--glucose-1-phosphate uridylyltransferase GalU: MKRKVTKAIFPVAGLGTRFLPATKSVPKEIMTLVDRPLIQYAIDEARAAGIKEFIFVTSRGKSALEDYFDDAPVLEQELRRKGKTDLLETLKATTMDSGQIAYVRQHKARGLGHAVWCARRLVHNEPFAVILPDDVIAADTPCLQQMVEAYAETGGNMVAAMEVPTEKTSSYGILDPVGDALGATVPIKGMVEKPEAGSAPSNLAVIGRYILTPQVMKHLNAVKSGAGGEIQLTDAIAREIEEGHGVHGFRFQGQRYDCGSKSGFLQATVAFGLARPDLRDELRDFLSDLSSVGYAAQ, translated from the coding sequence ATGAAGCGCAAGGTCACCAAGGCCATCTTCCCGGTCGCGGGGCTGGGCACCCGGTTCCTTCCGGCGACGAAATCCGTCCCGAAGGAGATCATGACGCTCGTCGACCGGCCGCTGATCCAATACGCGATCGACGAGGCGCGGGCGGCGGGCATCAAGGAATTCATCTTCGTCACCTCGCGCGGAAAATCCGCGCTGGAGGATTACTTCGACGACGCGCCGGTTCTCGAGCAGGAGCTGCGGCGCAAGGGCAAGACCGACCTTCTGGAAACGCTCAAGGCCACCACCATGGATAGCGGCCAGATCGCCTATGTCCGCCAGCACAAGGCGCGCGGCCTCGGGCACGCGGTCTGGTGCGCGCGGCGGCTGGTCCATAACGAGCCCTTCGCCGTCATTCTGCCCGACGACGTGATCGCTGCCGACACGCCCTGCCTGCAGCAGATGGTCGAGGCCTATGCCGAGACCGGGGGCAACATGGTTGCCGCGATGGAGGTGCCGACCGAGAAGACCTCGTCCTACGGCATCCTCGACCCGGTCGGGGACGCACTGGGCGCGACCGTGCCGATCAAGGGCATGGTCGAGAAGCCAGAGGCCGGCAGCGCGCCCTCGAACCTCGCCGTGATCGGCCGCTACATCCTCACACCGCAGGTCATGAAGCACCTGAATGCCGTAAAGTCCGGAGCGGGCGGCGAGATCCAGCTGACGGACGCGATCGCACGCGAGATCGAGGAGGGGCACGGCGTCCACGGCTTCCGCTTCCAGGGTCAGCGCTACGATTGCGGCTCCAAGAGCGGGTTCCTGCAGGCCACTGTCGCGTTCGGGTTGGCCCGGCCCGATCTGCGCGACGAGCTGCGGGACTTCCTGTCGGACCTCTCCTCGGTCGGCTACGCGGCCCAATAG
- a CDS encoding beta-1,6-N-acetylglucosaminyltransferase, which produces MSVGFAMLVHTAFDRAEQVARYWAGHDCPVVIHVDGKVTAKVFRAFRDRFQDEPMIRFSKRVRVEWGAWSLVKATQLAATRLLANFPDIQHVYLVSGSCLPLRPADELRAYLAAHPETDFIESVTTEEVTWTIDGLEAERFTMRFPFSWRKNRRLFDGYVELQRKLGLKRKVPDAVSPHLGSQWWCLTRKTLSAILDAPDRGAMDAYFAKVWIPDESYFQSLARRYSSRIESRSLTLSKFDIQGKPHVFYDDHLALLERSDCFMARKIWPRADLLYETFLSESRVSERRAEPNPGKIDRVFSKANERRGMGRPGLYSQARFPRPGHETGLTAARYSVFSGLDDLYDGFGDWLSRRIGGRIHGHLYHPDGARFAGGETIMNGCLPDNAELRDYRPSQFLTNLVWSTRGERQTFMYGPADTPEIGSFIARDPNATVVVVSGAWIVPLAASDASFADIRAEAARLQRSELAFLRGLRGPGVAARVHLWTLADFVAQPLEKLQGVIDEINGPGPRRLTGLPEMRDISDLPAFLQRLRNEGMKPQVMGDFSALPARPREVRDAG; this is translated from the coding sequence GTGAGCGTCGGGTTCGCCATGCTGGTCCACACCGCCTTCGACCGGGCCGAGCAGGTGGCGCGCTACTGGGCCGGGCACGACTGTCCCGTGGTGATCCATGTCGACGGCAAGGTCACCGCCAAGGTCTTCCGCGCCTTCCGCGACCGCTTCCAGGATGAGCCGATGATCCGGTTCTCCAAGCGCGTGCGCGTCGAATGGGGCGCGTGGTCGCTGGTCAAGGCGACGCAGCTGGCCGCGACGCGGCTCTTGGCGAACTTCCCCGATATCCAGCACGTCTATCTCGTCTCCGGCTCCTGCCTGCCGCTGCGGCCGGCGGACGAGCTGCGCGCCTATCTGGCCGCCCATCCCGAAACCGACTTCATCGAAAGCGTCACCACCGAGGAGGTGACCTGGACGATCGACGGGCTCGAGGCCGAGCGGTTCACGATGCGCTTTCCGTTCTCCTGGCGAAAGAACCGAAGGCTCTTCGACGGCTATGTGGAACTCCAGCGCAAGCTGGGTCTCAAGCGCAAGGTCCCCGACGCCGTATCGCCCCATCTCGGTAGCCAGTGGTGGTGCCTGACGCGCAAGACGCTGAGTGCCATCCTGGACGCGCCGGACCGGGGCGCGATGGATGCCTATTTCGCCAAGGTCTGGATCCCGGACGAGAGCTACTTCCAGTCTCTCGCCCGGCGATATTCCTCCCGGATCGAGAGCCGGTCGCTGACGCTGTCGAAGTTCGACATCCAGGGCAAACCGCATGTCTTCTACGACGACCATCTCGCGCTGCTGGAGCGATCGGATTGCTTCATGGCCCGCAAGATCTGGCCGCGCGCGGACCTTCTCTACGAGACGTTCCTGTCCGAGAGCCGTGTCTCGGAGCGTCGCGCCGAACCCAATCCCGGCAAGATCGACCGCGTCTTCTCGAAGGCGAACGAGCGGCGGGGCATGGGGCGGCCGGGGCTCTATTCGCAGGCACGGTTCCCGCGTCCCGGCCATGAGACGGGGCTGACGGCGGCGCGCTATTCCGTCTTCAGCGGGCTCGACGATCTCTATGACGGGTTCGGCGACTGGCTGTCGCGGCGCATCGGCGGGCGCATCCACGGCCACCTCTACCATCCCGACGGCGCGCGCTTCGCCGGCGGCGAGACGATCATGAACGGGTGCCTGCCCGACAATGCCGAGCTGCGCGACTACCGTCCCAGCCAGTTCCTGACGAACCTCGTCTGGTCGACGCGGGGCGAGCGTCAGACCTTCATGTACGGCCCTGCCGACACCCCCGAGATCGGATCCTTCATCGCGCGCGATCCCAATGCGACCGTCGTCGTCGTGTCGGGCGCATGGATCGTGCCGCTCGCGGCTTCGGACGCGTCCTTCGCCGACATCCGTGCCGAGGCCGCGCGGTTGCAACGATCCGAGCTGGCGTTCCTGCGGGGCCTGCGTGGCCCGGGTGTCGCGGCGCGCGTCCATCTCTGGACGCTGGCGGATTTCGTCGCCCAACCGCTCGAGAAGCTGCAGGGCGTCATCGACGAGATCAACGGCCCCGGCCCGCGCCGCCTGACCGGCCTGCCCGAGATGCGGGACATCTCGGACCTGCCCGCCTTCCTGCAGCGCCTGCGCAACGAGGGAATGAAGCCGCAGGTGATGGGCGACTTCAGCGCCCTGCCGGCGCGCCCGCGCGAGGTGCGCGATGCCGGCTGA
- the lptA gene encoding lipopolysaccharide transport periplasmic protein LptA gives MLPRLTALMLMLALPVAAQDARVGFGGGNHDADAPVEVAADNLEVDQATGRAVLTGNVVIVQGDFRLAANRVTVDYATPGEDRRIERMNATGDVLIVAGEDAAEGQTATYTLGSSDIVLTGDVVVTQAGSTLAGDRLLVNLDSGAGTVTGRVRTTLQP, from the coding sequence ATGCTGCCGCGTCTGACCGCCCTCATGTTGATGCTCGCCCTGCCGGTGGCCGCGCAGGATGCCCGCGTGGGCTTCGGCGGCGGCAATCACGACGCCGACGCGCCGGTCGAGGTCGCGGCCGACAATCTCGAGGTCGATCAGGCCACGGGCCGCGCGGTCCTGACGGGCAATGTCGTGATCGTGCAGGGCGACTTCCGGCTGGCCGCGAACCGCGTCACCGTCGACTATGCCACCCCGGGCGAGGATCGCCGGATCGAGCGGATGAACGCCACCGGCGACGTGCTGATCGTCGCGGGCGAAGACGCCGCCGAGGGCCAGACCGCGACCTACACCCTGGGCTCGTCCGACATCGTTCTGACCGGCGACGTCGTCGTCACCCAGGCCGGCAGCACGCTGGCGGGCGACCGGCTTCTGGTCAATCTCGACAGCGGGGCGGGCACCGTGACCGGTCGTGTGCGCACCACGTTGCAGCCATGA
- a CDS encoding glycosyltransferase family 2 protein translates to MGAVAEGWTAYALRWRRRRLLARSFAKRRQLTVRANRTAAIAPGAILAFATMRNERLRLPHWIAHHRALGVDHFLVVDNGSDDGSDDWLAAQPDVSLWSTGHGYKASRFGIDWLTVLLARYGHGHWCLTLDADELFVFAHHDRRDLHALTDWLAARGRRVMGALMLDLYPRGPLGATRHGPDDDPLVTLPYFDAGNYVMTRQGRLQNLWVQGGPRARAFFATEPRRAPTLSKIPLVRWNRRYAYVSSTHSALPRALNLGFDFDRADTPRGALLHTKFLPNILSKSAEEKARREHFENSDLYEGYYNALIEDPILWCESSTRYTGWRQLEGLGLISSGGWS, encoded by the coding sequence ATGGGCGCCGTCGCCGAAGGCTGGACCGCCTATGCCCTGCGGTGGCGGCGACGTCGCCTGCTGGCGCGGTCCTTCGCCAAGCGACGCCAGCTGACCGTCCGCGCGAACCGCACCGCCGCCATCGCGCCCGGCGCCATCCTCGCCTTCGCGACCATGCGCAACGAGCGGCTTCGGCTACCCCACTGGATCGCACATCATCGCGCCCTGGGCGTCGATCATTTCCTCGTCGTCGACAACGGAAGCGACGACGGCTCGGACGACTGGCTCGCGGCGCAGCCCGATGTGTCGCTCTGGTCGACGGGCCATGGCTACAAGGCGTCGCGCTTCGGCATCGACTGGCTGACCGTCCTTCTGGCGCGCTACGGGCACGGGCATTGGTGCCTGACGCTCGATGCCGACGAGCTCTTCGTGTTCGCCCATCACGACCGGCGCGACCTGCACGCGCTGACCGACTGGCTGGCTGCGCGGGGGCGGCGCGTGATGGGCGCGCTGATGCTCGACCTCTATCCGCGGGGACCGCTGGGCGCGACGCGGCATGGACCGGACGACGATCCGCTCGTGACGCTGCCCTATTTCGATGCCGGGAACTACGTGATGACCCGGCAGGGGCGGCTCCAGAATCTCTGGGTGCAGGGCGGACCGCGCGCGCGGGCCTTCTTCGCGACCGAGCCGCGCCGCGCACCGACCCTGTCGAAGATCCCGCTGGTGCGCTGGAACCGCCGCTACGCCTACGTCTCCTCGACCCATTCCGCGTTGCCGCGCGCGCTCAATCTCGGGTTCGACTTCGACCGCGCCGACACGCCGCGCGGTGCGCTTTTGCACACCAAGTTCCTGCCCAACATCCTGAGCAAATCCGCCGAGGAGAAGGCCCGACGCGAGCATTTCGAGAATTCGGACCTCTACGAGGGATACTATAACGCATTGATCGAAGACCCGATTCTGTGGTGCGAGTCCTCGACCCGCTACACCGGCTGGCGCCAGCTGGAAGGGCTGGGCCTCATCTCCTCGGGCGGGTGGAGCTGA
- the lptB gene encoding LPS export ABC transporter ATP-binding protein — protein sequence MTGPSVIEGGGGLKIRALRKSYKKRPVIRDVSMDLARGEVVALLGPNGSGKTTSFYCIAGLVTPDGGKVTLDGQDVTWLPMYRRAKAGIGYLPQEMSIFRGLTVEQNIMAILEVAEPKRHRRRERLEELLGEFHIEHLRRASALALSGGERRRVEIARCLAASPRYLLLDEPFAGVDPIAVGDIRGLVVELKSRGIGVLITDHNVRETLEIVDRAYILHDGGVLMSGSPDEVVANDNVRRVYLGESFAR from the coding sequence ATGACCGGCCCGTCGGTCATCGAGGGCGGCGGCGGGTTGAAGATCCGCGCGCTGCGCAAGTCCTACAAGAAGCGGCCGGTGATCCGAGACGTGTCGATGGACCTCGCGCGCGGCGAAGTCGTGGCCCTTCTGGGACCGAACGGGTCGGGCAAGACGACCAGCTTCTATTGCATCGCGGGCCTCGTGACGCCCGATGGCGGAAAGGTCACACTGGACGGGCAGGACGTCACCTGGCTGCCGATGTATCGCCGCGCCAAGGCCGGCATCGGGTACCTGCCGCAGGAGATGTCGATCTTCCGCGGCCTCACCGTCGAGCAGAACATCATGGCCATCCTCGAAGTGGCCGAGCCCAAGCGCCACCGCCGCCGCGAGCGGCTCGAGGAGCTTCTGGGCGAGTTCCATATCGAGCATCTGCGCCGCGCCTCGGCGCTGGCCCTGTCGGGCGGCGAGCGGCGCCGCGTCGAAATCGCGCGCTGTCTTGCCGCAAGCCCCCGCTACCTTCTCCTGGACGAGCCCTTCGCCGGGGTCGATCCGATCGCCGTGGGCGACATCCGGGGCCTTGTGGTCGAGCTGAAATCCCGCGGCATCGGCGTGCTCATCACCGATCACAACGTCCGCGAAACCCTAGAGATCGTGGATCGAGCCTACATCCTGCATGACGGCGGCGTGCTGATGTCCGGCAGCCCCGACGAGGTGGTCGCGAACGACAATGTCCGGCGCGTCTATCTGGGCGAAAGCTTCGCGCGCTAG
- the raiA gene encoding ribosome-associated translation inhibitor RaiA has product MRYQITGKQIDIGDALQTHVQTELGSVMEKYAGRPTDAQVTFSKSAHEYVCESTVHLSTGLTATAKAKATEIYAAFDGAAEKMEKQLRRYKRRLKNHHQERSQPVELSGASSYILASEEGEDEPDSLAPMIVAEMETKIPSLSVGEAVMQMELAGAPVLVFKNEKGGGVNVVYRRDDGNVGWIDPATVT; this is encoded by the coding sequence ATGCGCTATCAGATCACCGGAAAGCAGATCGACATCGGCGACGCCCTCCAGACCCATGTCCAGACCGAGCTTGGGTCCGTGATGGAGAAATATGCGGGCCGGCCGACCGACGCGCAGGTGACCTTCTCGAAATCGGCGCATGAATATGTCTGCGAGTCGACCGTTCACCTCTCGACCGGGCTGACCGCGACGGCCAAGGCCAAGGCCACCGAGATCTACGCGGCCTTCGATGGCGCGGCCGAAAAGATGGAAAAACAGCTGCGTCGCTACAAGCGCCGCCTGAAGAACCACCACCAGGAGCGATCCCAGCCAGTTGAACTTTCGGGCGCATCCTCGTATATTCTTGCCTCCGAGGAGGGCGAGGACGAACCTGACTCCCTCGCACCCATGATCGTGGCCGAGATGGAGACGAAGATCCCCTCTCTGTCGGTTGGAGAAGCAGTGATGCAGATGGAGCTGGCCGGGGCCCCCGTGCTGGTCTTCAAAAACGAGAAGGGGGGCGGTGTGAACGTGGTCTACCGGCGCGACGATGGAAACGTCGGCTGGATTGACCCCGCCACCGTCACCTGA
- a CDS encoding nodulation protein NodH has translation MPAEPRAFVLFAEMRTGSNHVEESLGGLDGVTCFGEVFNPVFLGQHNRTELFGIDMAAREADPMPLLDALLAQPGLPGFRFFHDHDPRILDRVLDDASIAKVVLTRNPLESYVSLAIAAETGQWRLTNPKMAKAAAVPFDPAAFDALVEAQRAFRDRLHHRLQVTGQSAFWLNYDQIGDLGVLNGLAAFLGCADRLEAIPGKLKKQNPGEIEDKVTNPDEMRAHLATLDPFALGRSVHLEPARGAAVPTLMAAATSPLLALPLPGGPVAALRDWMTRLDGAPPVDGMKQRDLKPWMRSHKDFVSFALLRHPLARAHDAFRDMLAGKGGKANTLRRVLTNQHGVDLDGDADEAFLGFLRFLKANLGGQSSLPVAPDWATQTALLAGMAQAVLPQRIIREHEAQAELDRLADHAGRDRQAIDLPRPTIAGGDMLERLDDACIDAYRRDFLQFGFRRWSNS, from the coding sequence ATGCCGGCTGAGCCGCGGGCCTTCGTCCTCTTCGCCGAGATGCGGACGGGGTCGAACCATGTCGAGGAATCGCTGGGCGGGCTCGACGGCGTCACCTGCTTCGGCGAGGTCTTCAATCCGGTCTTTCTCGGCCAGCACAATCGCACCGAGCTCTTCGGGATCGACATGGCCGCGCGCGAGGCCGACCCGATGCCGCTTCTCGACGCGCTCCTGGCGCAGCCGGGCCTGCCGGGGTTCCGCTTCTTTCACGATCACGATCCGCGCATTCTGGACCGCGTGCTGGACGACGCGTCCATCGCCAAGGTCGTGCTGACGCGCAATCCGCTCGAAAGCTACGTCTCGCTCGCCATCGCGGCCGAGACCGGGCAATGGCGGCTGACCAACCCCAAGATGGCCAAGGCGGCGGCGGTGCCCTTCGACCCCGCGGCCTTCGATGCGCTGGTCGAGGCGCAGCGCGCCTTTCGCGACAGGTTGCACCACCGCTTGCAGGTGACGGGGCAGAGTGCCTTCTGGCTGAACTACGATCAGATCGGCGATCTCGGCGTCCTGAACGGGCTGGCCGCGTTCCTCGGCTGCGCCGACCGGCTGGAGGCGATCCCCGGCAAGCTCAAGAAGCAGAACCCCGGCGAGATCGAGGACAAGGTCACCAACCCGGACGAGATGCGCGCCCATCTCGCGACGCTCGATCCGTTCGCGCTCGGGCGCTCCGTTCATCTGGAGCCCGCGCGCGGCGCGGCCGTCCCGACCCTGATGGCCGCCGCGACCAGTCCGCTTCTGGCGCTGCCGTTGCCCGGTGGGCCAGTAGCTGCGCTGCGCGATTGGATGACCCGGCTCGACGGGGCGCCGCCGGTCGACGGCATGAAGCAGCGCGATCTGAAGCCGTGGATGCGCAGCCACAAGGATTTCGTGAGCTTCGCGCTGCTGCGGCATCCTTTGGCGCGGGCCCATGACGCGTTCCGCGATATGCTGGCGGGAAAGGGCGGCAAGGCCAACACGCTGCGCCGTGTCCTGACCAACCAACATGGCGTCGATCTGGACGGCGACGCGGACGAGGCGTTTCTCGGGTTCCTGCGGTTCCTGAAGGCCAATCTCGGGGGGCAGTCCTCGCTGCCGGTGGCGCCGGACTGGGCCACGCAGACCGCGCTTCTGGCGGGAATGGCGCAGGCGGTTCTGCCCCAGCGCATCATCCGCGAACACGAGGCACAGGCCGAGCTCGACCGGCTGGCCGATCACGCCGGGCGTGACCGGCAGGCGATCGATCTGCCGCGTCCGACCATCGCCGGGGGCGATATGCTCGAGCGGTTGGACGATGCCTGCATCGACGCCTATCGGCGCGATTTCCTGCAGTTCGGCTTTCGCCGCTGGTCGAACAGCTAG